ACACCCCCTTCCTTTGTCCCTCAGGAGCCTGATTGCAAGGTAAGACCTTGAGTGCATTAGAATATTCAAATAATCAGTATCATGGCGCCACTTTCCACCATAATTGGGATGAGATACGGATGTTTCCAAGACTAGCTCCTCTTATGTGGGTTGTTTGCTGGCATCATAATTTTGTATCAAATTAATGAGGAGGGGAGTTAGTGTTGTCCTTTTTTAACAATGCTTATTATGCCTTACAAGCAAAATAATGTGTCAACTGTCAAGTATTTGATGGGATATCTGTATTACAATTCTATCCCGTAGATATTGGAGTATACCCAACTTTTTAGGCTATTTGATACGACACCGTACCATTTTAAGAGGCAATAgataacttattattattattataacttatcaaaaaaaaagtatttgatgGAGATGGCCAATCTATGGAGTACACAGATTGATGGCATGAACATAAACTGGCACTAGAGTTTATTTACAATTGAGGAGAAAGGAAGTtgatatttaattgaaaaatgccCATTATGCTTTACTAGCTGGATGTCTGTCAAGCAGTGTAAGAGATTAGGAGATGTGACTTGGGAGTGTAACAATCTGGGGAATGCAAATGATTGGCAAAGAAAATATGTTCCTTTCCCTATGGCCTTTTTTTACACTATATTGTACAAATAGGATTAGAGCATCCTTTATGCTCTCAGAGATTTATGTGAATTAGATGTACaagtgcactttcttttcttttgttctttctaATAAGTATGTGTAGGGAAAATACCTAAATAGGTGTTACCTCTTGTAtgccatcttgtgtacttgggctatgcatATTTTTGTCAATACAATTGTTggcctataaaaaaaaagtatgtgtagggaaaataggaaaaaaaaaatacatggacGATTTTATGGTGCATAATGTCTGGCAGGTAAAAGGAAACATGTCCATTAACTGACTATGGCTaagaattgtttttttataagttaccATGGCTAAGAATGATGTTGTTATAGAGatgtaaaactttttttttttttttttatgggtaaaaGTAAATTTCATTGATATAAAAGGCATAGCCCGAGTACACTAGAGTTAGACAAAGAATATGCCAAATTACCGCAAAGTACTAGTAAGAGGTACAAGCAAAGTATGAAGGTTATCCGTGTTACAAATAATGGCCAAAGCCCAAGAGAGGAGTGTATTGTAGAAAAATCTTTTCAGTTCAGCCATGGAATGCTCCGTATCTTCAAAACACCTCTTGTTTTGCTCCAACCACACAAACCGCATAATGCAATGAGGGATCATTCTCCACACAGCAACGATTCGGGCATTTCTCCGGATACCTTTCCGGCAGCACATAAGGGCCCTAACACTTCCAGGCATGACCCATACCACCCCTATCCTATTAAAGACCTCATTCCATAAACATCTGGCCATTTCACAGAGTAATAAGAGATGGTCAACTGATTCCCCATCACTTTTACACATATAACAACACCAATCTGAAATAATGAAACCACATTTTCTAAGGTTATCCAAGGTGAGAATCGATGCTGTCCAAACAAGGAAAGCAATTGTGGGGGTTACCTTGCACTTCCAAACAGCCTTTTAAGTACAGCTATGATCAATTAGGAAAACCCAAGAGAGCCAAATAAAAAGAGTGCAccgagaattttttatttccacTTGGATTCCACAACAGCCTATCCCTCATCTCATTGCCAATTGACATAGCATATAAATCAAAGAAACTAGAAAACATGTCCAGCTCCCAATCTTGGGCCACATTTGAAAATCTCACATTCCAATGTACGACCCCATTAGAGCATACCAGTAAATCAGCCACAACAGCCTCTTTGTCACAAGCAATTTGGTAAAGCATAGGAAAAACTTGCTTAAGAGCCATGTCCCTGCACCACACATCGTGCCAAAAGTAAACATTGTTGCCACTTCCAATTGCAATTCTGAAAAATTGGGAAAATCCGTCCCAACCAGCTCTTATGTTTTTCCACAATCCCACTCAATGTGCCCCCCCTAACTTCATTAGAgcaccaaccccccccccccccccccccccccggaaTGCTCCCATACTTAGACTCTTATCACTTCTTTCCATAAACCTTCTCCTTCACTATGgtacctccacaaccatttcctcAAAAGTGCTTTGTTGAACACCCTTATATTACGCACCCCCAATCCTGCACATCTTATTGGAGAACAAACTTTATCCCCCCACAAGATGGGTTTTAGCTTCATCCCCCATACCTCCCCAAAGAAAATTACAGAAAGTTTTCTCAATACGAGAGGCCATACTTGCAGGTATcaggaatagaaaagaaaataagtggGGAGATTAGATAACGTGCTTTTAATGAGAGTCCATCTACCACCCTTGGACAGATATAACCATTTCCACCCGGCcaatcttctttcaattttttctaccACTCCATCCCAAATAGATTTTGTCTTGAACACAGCCCCAAAAGGAAGACCGAGATAGTGCAAAGGCAATGAGGTAATCTTGCAGCCCAAGATAGATGCCAAGCCTTGAATATTGTTCACACCTCCCACAAGAACCATTTCAGACTTCGAGAGATTTACCTTCAAACCTGAAACTGCTTCAAAACAGAGCAAAACTGCTCTTAGATACTGCATATGAACACTATCCGGCTCACAAAACAGCAGCgtatcatcagcaaataataagTGAGATATAGACATCCCACCCACCGAAAATCCAGCAATAAAACCTCTATTAACAGCTGCACTCAGCATGCACTCAACAAAGCTGTTAAAAAAACCTTCCGGTGCTCCATTCTCCAAAACCGAGTAGCGAGCCGTAGTTATACAATGCCAAATCCACGAAATCCATCTCTCCCTGAAGCCACATCTCTCGAGTAAATAGCacaaaaaaaatcccaatttacatggtcataggccttctccatgtcCAGCTTACACAAAAGACCGGATGTACCCTCCTTGAGTCTACAATctaggcattcattggcaaCAACACCGAATCCAAAATTTGTCTCCCCTtcacaaatgcattttgggATTTTGTTATAATACTATTCAAAACCTGACTCATGCGGTTGGCAAGCACCTTTGATATAATCTTGTACACCCCATTAATGAGGCTAATAGGCTGAAAATCTTTTACCTCCACTTCCCCAACTTTCTTGGGGATGAGAGCCATGAAGGACAAATTaagacttttttcaaatttaccaAAAGAGTAAAGCTCCTGAAAAACCTGCATAATATCCTCCCCCACCACATCCCAACACTCATGAAAGAAAGCCATTGAAAACCCATCCGGCCCCGGTGCTTTGTCCTTGACCATCCCACTAAGCACCCTAAGAACCTCCTCTGCTTCAAAAGGTCTCTACAACCACACAGAACTAGCTTGATCAATATGCTCAAAGTGCATTCCATCCAATTTGGGCCACCACTGGAATTATTCAGCAAGTAAATCTTCATAGTAAGTAACAATGTGGTTCTTAATAACCTCATGATAAGAATATACCTGTCCCTCAACCTGAAGCATCTTGATTGCATTATTCCTACAGTGTGAGTTAGCCAACTGATGGAAGAATTTCGTACAACGgtccccttccttcaaccaaagggCTCTTGACATAATTGACATTAGGTGATGGGCTTTGCCCCCATTTCATGTTTCTCTTTTTTCGATTCTATGGATTCCATTTATTTTGATTCAACTTTCAAAAACTGTTCTCTCTTTTAAAGCTCTTGTGTACTTTTGTTGCAAGCTTTTacatggttgtttatttttttccagaGGCTTGGCTTCAACTGCTGTAAAAGCAAAAAGGCAAAAGTCACAAGAGCTGAGAAGTGTCGAGACTTCCAAAAAAAAGAAGTGcggtttcatttttttaaaagaaaataatgggggataaaaacatatattaaaacGACCAAACCTTGTatggaatttattttgtcacttttcacatcctttttcttttcttggaacaatttttttctcatatttacTTGTGAACGGTCACATTTTTAGATATTAGGAGAATTgtgatattttttgtttaacatCTGAATTATGAACTGGGTTGGTAGTTTGATTTTGCGAATTGTTTTATGTTACAGGGATATATGTTGGCGAGGGAAATGTTATCCACTTCACTCGGGGTCCAGGCCAGGAAGTTGGAACAGGAACTGTGCTAGATCGCATCTATTTGAGCTCATCTCCTTCTTATGTCCTGGACAACCCTTGCCCAAAATGTGGTGATCAATCAAAGCTTGATGGAGTCATCTCTTCTTGTATAGATTGTTTTCTTTCTGGTGGAAATCTCTACCTTTTTGAGTATGGTGTCACACCAGCATTGTTTCTTGCCAAAGCTCGTGGAGGTACCTGCACTCTTGCTTTGTCTGACCCACCACAAGATGTTATACGCCGTGCTTCTTATCTCCTCCAAAATGGCTTTGGTGTCTAtgatattttcaaaaacaattGTGAAGACTTTGCTATATACTGCAAAACCGGTTTGCTTGTGTTCACTAACATCAGCGTGGGTCGAAGTGGACAGGCGGCATCCTATCTAGCTGCTGCTACTGCTGTCCTTGCTTCACCACTACGATTCCTCACGACCAGTTTTAGTGGCCTGGCAGCGGTAGGTTATGGCATGTATTGTGTCAGCCGCTTAGTTTCTGATATTGGAGTACGCCGTGATGTCAAAAAGGTTGCTGTGGAAAGACTTGTTGCCCACTCTGGCTCTAGCTCAGATGAGCCAGAGGCTGTAACTGAGACTGCCCACTCTGGCTCTAGCTTAGATAAGCCAGAGGCTGTAACTGAGACTGCCCATGTAACTGAGACTGCCAAGGAGGAGTAATCTTTTGGCATAAGCAGGAACTATGTAATTTGCGAGGATGTTGTAACAATCTGATTAATATAGGTGgcaaatatgatgatatttatacttttgccaCGCATTGTTTAATGTTGTCGTTGTTAAGTGTGTAAATTGGCTTGCCACTTGATACCGATgcttattgttaattattacCCATTTGTTCTGCGAAGTCGTTTTGCATTTGGATGAAACGATGGGATTATGTTGGGAAAGTAATTAaggtttgttttggtttttggttaaCAATTGTTTGTCTGAAGATGAACAATATAGGGCTTCTATGGACTTCAATTTGCTGTCACTTCGGTGTTTTATCCCAAGGGTTTGAGCATCCACTGTTATTTTCTTGCTAATTTGTTGCTTACCATGGTTAATTTGTGGCATTCAAATCGATGCGTACTCCAATCGTAGGAATGTAATCTGCTTTGAATCTGTCCAAATGATATTTCATATTCCGATAGTCGGATGCATTGGGTTTGCTGGATAGGGTTACAAACATTGCGTTGCCATTTTGGTTATTAGTAGTTTAGAATCGAAAATACCGCGTCAGTAGCCTGGTCATTTTCAATGGACTTGGTTTGAATGAACGGGAACAAGGTAGAGTAGGAATAACTGCGAGTTCAACATTTTCCACCTGGCGTAGAAAAGCCAACAGCAGGGTTTACAAAGATCAGTGTAATGTATGGCCTAGTCCTCCGTCGTAGTGACCCACCCTCCTCTCCAAATGGCTCCCCCACAACAGCCACCTTCTTCAAATTAAATTTCAACGTACCCATCCAGGGAAGATTTGATGTTCTAGCTAGCTGCCAGAACATTAGAATCACCAAGGCTCCCTTTGTTATGATTTTACAGAAACACTCGCCTCCACTGTCACTTTCCTCCTCGCTGCCCATTCCCCACTTCTGAaccattattaatttattctcTCTCACAAGGGAAGATGACACCCCGCTGCAAAGGAGATTACTAGACATACACTGTAATAAAGCATTAAACCCCGCAGTCTCTACTGATATCAGATGGTGCCATATAAGTACCACCCAGAAGTATAACCATCGAATCTTAATGCATAGGATACTCGaaacaaaggagaaagaaaaaaattaccaGGACCTCGTGTAAATAAGCAACATATTCATGTGCTGATAAACTCAGACCATACAAAACAATCGATCTATACGCATCAAACGAGGGCCCAACCTTTGTGGCCTTTTTGGCAACCCAGCCTGTGATTGATTTCCAACTGTCTAGTTCTATGACAGCTTCACCCAACCATATACAGACAGTTGTAGGAATTACCAGGATGACGGAAACAGTTTTCTTTGGATTCCTATTGATAGGCATTGTCCTTTGTCTCGCATGTATTCATTATAAATGCATACATAAATTCAAAAGCAGGCAAAAAGTACCGTGACGTTACAAGCGGTTGACAGAATATTTGCACTAATTAAAGCTGATATAAAAGACATTCGTGCGACCTCAAACATATCCATCTAGTAAGGCCATAGACCAACCCCACCGGGCTTCTTTACAAGCATCTGATTGTATTCAGGTCTTGATGTCTGCAATTGATTTGAACAATTTTTAGAACTTATCAAAAAGCAATTTGGCCCTGTCAATAACAATCAACATAGTGATATATCTTTCCTAGTTCTTTCCATTGAAGATGGCATAAAAGATGCCTGAGGTATATTTATCTACtttaaagagggaaaaaaatgaaagagaagagaGTAAGATGGAAGAAAATTGAGAGCAAGGAATGAGAGACCAACCACTTGGGTAAGATACCAATTGAAACTACTGCAATTATGTACTAGTATAGATTCTCTTGCACAACACCAAAAACTTGGCTGATATAATTGAATTCTGATATTTCATATAATTGAATTCAGTTTATTGTAGAAGTCAGCCAGCATTCGGCTTGATAGTGGTTGCTCAAGAAACAAAGGAGATGGATAATAATCCTCCATTGGGGCTAACTTCTTAACACTTTAAATAGAGAAGTATCGCCCcagattctttttctttttatatacaaGTAAAAAGTATCACCCCAGATTTGAGAATCAGGAAGCAAGAAATCCGAATTATAGTTTCAAAGTTGGTATAACTATAATGTACGCTTAGTGTAAGGGAAAAAGAGTACCggttgaagagagagagagagagagagagagaatttcatGAAACCGTGTAAGTTTTATGCATTCCATAACTTATTCAGACAggttgaagaaaatattaaactttCTGCAAATTCTCTTAAATGCATTAGAAGTTCAGTTTATGAACCCTTGCCCAATAGTACGTTTCATGAAACTTGTAATGCATATGAAATTCAGCTAAATCAGCTCACAACATAGCATAGACTGGAACTGTTCCCACACACACTTTCTCACAAAGAGCATGCCAAGGTCGTTCTCTAGATCTTCCGTTACTATTTTCTTAAACATGCTGTAGAGTTCAAGGAGTAGAGTAACCTTGTCCAATATGCTTCATAATCATAAAGCAATAAAATGCTAGTTGAACATGCTTCTTTTTACCAtaggtaataaaaaaaatccatgttCCTAGGCCCAAAGGTAGATAAATTTGGCCATTTTCTTGTCAAAAATTTCACTCCAAAATTGCCCATTTGCGCTGCACTATTCTTATAATTTGTTGCAAATTTCGATCAAATTCTAGTCATTTCAAGGATGAAAACTAGGTGATAAATTTGATCTAACTCATCCAGAAAAGAAATAACAATTACAGGAACATAGAAggaagcgagagagagagagagaaagagagagactgACGAGATCTTTGAAGAGGAGAAAAGCGATgatgaagaaaagaatgaaCAGGATCTCAAACTCAGCAAATCTGACGAAGGCgaacaccgaagtcaccgccCGAGTCATCGCCGACTCCTTCTTCCTCGCCATTTCCCAAACCCTTCACTAATTCCGATCCCTAagaagaaattcaaaaaaagaaattggaaaCGACTCTTGTTCTTCGAGGTTCAATCGATCGGTAGGACCTAGGAGAATTCAACACGGGCGTGCTGGTGCTTCATTCAACATCTTATATTTTCCagagtattaaataatatatattagaagaAACGGGCGGAAGGGTTGGCCCTGTTCCAAATAAGTGCTTGGGTCCATGCCCCAATCAGTCACCTTCCTTTAGAATAGAATAATTGCAGCCCAACAGCTCCCTCATTAAACAAATCGAATAGTTGTTATACATATTGAATAATGCTAGTCGGCgggatatttttttattttattttttattttttacttcgtGATTATgtgagtattttttaataatattataaatttttaaaaaattatatttaaaaatatttaaaaaatacatcgAAATAATTAACTATAATTCTCTACATAATTAACTAGAGTTACCAGCGGTGACCGTAGTGCCACCCACATAGACATTTATCATCTAGTCTCTGATACCGCGTCTCTGACCTGACTATCTGCTCCAAAGCCCTCAATCTTCCTCCAATGAGTTATTGTTTGTTATATACTCGACCATCTAGTTCTGAATTTTGGAGTACCACTCGTATTGACAAGAGAAAGTGTGAGATACACGAAGAgatattacaaaatatgaaaattttttatcacaCACTTtcacttaattaatataaatttttttattttttatcttaatttttaaatatatgtgtatttaaataagaaattaaatattaattagataGAGATATTTagtataagatttttttatatcatttatctatatataaatctgCCATATATATAGAATTGCGAATGTTAAATAAACAGTATTttcgttgaattttttttttcaattttgtccCTTATTTTATGAGGAATTTCTATTTCGTTATGTTTCTTTTATTCCCCACCGACTTTGAGTATATtgtctttttagtttttacatTTGTGAAGTTCTGGCTTCTTCTCACCGATTGGACCTTTTGGAGATCTATAGTGTTTTCGTGCATCATTTCCTTTCTAATTATGTCCCTTCTTTTATCATCTACTGCCCATTATTTTGACATTATTGCCATTTTGCCCCTACATGCATTTCAAAATCACGGTTTCCTCCCTTCATGTTTCACCGCTAACTTTTTTCTCTTCCCAGTGTCTTCTGCTTAGATCAGACACTTTCACCGTATTTGTATTTTGTCTAAATCACATTTATACTCTATAAATTTCATCCTCTATaaatttcatttcctttgcTCCTACACTCTCGTTAAGTGCCTCTCCTTCCTCTCATCTCAGTATTGATTGTACAGAAAAAATACACCAAATTTGAAAGTAGGTTCACACACTTTCATTAGAGATGGGattacaaaatatatacaagtttGAAAGCAATGTAATTGCTCCTAAATTTAAGCTACCATATAGCATTATTGATACCATATGAGCTGtacaaaattaacaaataaggAATAAATTAAATGAGTTATAACAGCTATGATTTTAGTATAATAGTTACAATTTTAAGAATGATTTTGTACGTGATTTGTAGCTCCCTCTATAGGTTGTATCACCTTTGTTGCACCTCCATAGGAAGCTCCACACCCAACCACGATGCACCCTAAATTCATAAGAGGTAGAGCCAGCCTCTGGGTTGccgaaataagaaaaaaaaaaaaaaaaacccagagcCTCAATGCATGGCCATGCATCAAAAGGCAAATACACGGCAAACCGCCCAAAGGGAAACTCAACCTCGCAAACACACTGTAACTAAGATTGATACGATTAGACATACCCATTTACACCCAAAAGGAAAACCAAACGATAAATTTTAAACAACctcattcaaaaataaattcatggcCACAAACCTCTCGGGAAGACTTGTACCATAAAGAAAACTATACAAAAATCTAAACCcccaaaaaatttagaaaaaattccaATCCAAAGAGAAACGAACAAGCCAATGAAAACCTAGAAAATAGTAGCACATGAAAGTTCCTCCCGACAAGATTGAGAGATGCCAAAAATGGTGAGACTTTGAGGCTCTTATCTTGATTTGATTAAGGAAAAAgaccaaaaaataaacaatttcagAGGCCCAGCCATAGGCCGCTCTGATCTACATCGTAGCACAGCCACTACACCATAAAACGAGTGGCGTCAAATTCTTCCAATTTACACCGTCTCACGGCCTTCTTCATTGTCAAATAGAGATagataaaccaaaaaaaaaaaaaactccgtTTGGACAAAATAAGAACTCTTGCATCTTCATATTTGAAAACCCAAAAAGAGAGACTCCATTTGGACACACAAATCGAACACCATATTTAcatctaaaaaaagaaaaaatggagaagaagaatcCAACAAACAgacaactgaaaaaaaaaaaaaaaaaaacacccttAGCTTTGTGAAGATTGTTAACACACCCAAGAACACAAATCCAAGACCGACATCTACATCTAGGAAATTAAATATCAATATTGAAAAAAACCATAGCTTTGCGAAAAATTTTAGCAAATCcaagaacaaaagaaatcaAACACCAAGATCTACACGTAGGAAAATAAAAATCGAGATTCAAAAACACCCTAACTTTCCGAAGATTTTTACCAAATTCGAGAACAACACAAATCAAAAtggggaagaagaaaacaattttTTGCCTTTGAAAACAGAGAGTAGTGGAAAAGAAAGAGACATGGTTTTCAAAAATGGGAAAGGGTGTCGACCCAGGAGGGGGAAGAAGGGGGAATAAGCGAGCGagggaaagaaggaaaaaaaaagggtttttaTTTTGTAGTGGAACGATGTTGCAAGGAGGGGGGTTGGGATTTTGTGTGttattttttggtttgaaatttttctgaaaccacatataaataaaataaaaacaacatttgGGGTTATTTTGGTTCTACAT
This is a stretch of genomic DNA from Carya illinoinensis cultivar Pawnee chromosome 3, C.illinoinensisPawnee_v1, whole genome shotgun sequence. It encodes these proteins:
- the LOC122302294 gene encoding protein LEAD-SENSITIVE 1-like isoform X1, with amino-acid sequence MGLLSNKIERDALKPGDHIYSWRHSYIYSHHGIYVGEGNVIHFTRGPGQEVGTGTVLDRIYLSSSPSYVLDNPCPKCGDQSKLDGVISSCIDCFLSGGNLYLFEYGVTPALFLAKARGGTCTLALSDPPQDVIRRASYLLQNGFGVYDIFKNNCEDFAIYCKTGLLVFTNISVGRSGQAASYLAAATAVLASPLRFLTTSFSGLAAVGYGMYCVSRLVSDIGVRRDVKKVAVERLVAHSGSSSDEPEAVTETAHSGSSLDKPEAVTETAHVTETAKEE
- the LOC122302295 gene encoding uncharacterized protein LOC122302295 translates to MARKKESAMTRAVTSVFAFVRFAEFEILFILFFIIAFLLFKDLTSRPEYNQMLVKKPGGVGLWPY
- the LOC122302294 gene encoding protein LEAD-SENSITIVE 1-like isoform X2 → MGLLSNKIERDALKPGDHIYSWRHSYIYSHHGIYVGEGNVIHFTRGPGQEVGTGTVLDRIYLSSSPSYVLDNPCPKCGDQSKLDGVISSCIDCFLSGGNLYLFEYGVTPALFLAKARGGTCTLALSDPPQDVIRRASYLLQNGFGVYDIFKNNCEDFAIYCKTGLLVFTNISVGRSGQAASYLAAATAVLASPLRFLTTSFSGLAAVGYGMYCVSRLVSDIGVRRDVKKVAVERLVAHSGSSSDEPEAVTETAHVTETAKEE